A region from the Lycium barbarum isolate Lr01 chromosome 8, ASM1917538v2, whole genome shotgun sequence genome encodes:
- the LOC132607512 gene encoding non-structural maintenance of chromosomes element 4 homolog A isoform X1 — MVRIAKREAVNNGTTTRINGASSSNNNGSVDEETIVGRRVLRSHYLNFKSRISDERDNISTADSDRFKSIIEEVERLHQQVQKPREQVADAEALLDITNTLVTTVKAHSNGGVTPSDFVSCLLRDFGQEGGSSNRTEEDGSSIHWKDVGCAVSHVFRVAPGCCTMIGPMNTEIKQRNPVVRKKRVIPTESERPEELDETVEDKTETDKNMATMFQILRRHKCVKLENLILNRRSFAQTVENLFALSFLIKDGRADITVDDKRCHRVSPRNAPASNAVLSGQVSYNHFVFRFDFQDWKLMLASVDVSDELMPHRNEADIPANSQPASNDVDNEQAVSTTPIRKLSRNRGLVLQEQTVVEDSPETDNSARAAAIRKGKRKLTQD; from the exons ATGGTTAGAATTGCAAAACGCGAAGCAGTGAATAATGGAACCACAACAAGGATTAATGGCGCTAGCAGTAGCAACAACAACGGTTCAGTGGATGAAGAAACTATCGTAGGGCGAAGAGTTCTTCGCTCTCATTATCTCAATTTTAAGTCTCGGATTTCTG ATGAGAGGGATAATATATCAACAGCTGATTCAGATAGATTTAAATCAATAATTGAGGAAGTTGAAAGGCTACATCAGCAAG TACAAAAACCTAGGGAACAGGTTGCTGATGCTGAGGCCTTGCTGGACATCACAAACACGTTGGTGACGACTGTAAAAGCACATAGTAATGGAGGAGTGACCCCTTCAGATTTTGTTAGTTGCTTACTTAGGGACTTTGGCCAAGAAGGTGGATCTAGTAACAGGACAGAAGAGGATGGAAGCTCTATACACTGGAAAGATGTTGGTTGTGCAGTCTCTCATGTTTTCAGGGTTGCTCCTGGATGCTGCACTAT GATTGGACCTATGAACACTGAAATCAAGCAACGCAATCCTGTGGTTCGTAAAAAGCGTGTGATACCAACAGAAAGTGAACGCCCTGAGGAG CTAGATGAAACTGTTGAAGACAAGACAGAGACTGACAAGAATATGGCTACAATGTTCCAAATTCTAAGGAGGCATAAGTGTGTCAAGCTTGAAAACTTAATCTTGAACAGAAGATCTTTTGCACAAACAGTTGAAAATTTGTTTGCCCTATCATTTCTAATTAAAGATGGTCGGGCTGACATAACTGTTGATGACAAACGCTGTCATAGGGTTT CACCAAGGAATGCTCCTGCATCTAATGCAGTCCTTTCTGGGCAGGTTTCTTATAACCACTTTGTCTTTAGATTTGACTTCCAGGATTGGAAG CTTATGTTGGCTTCTGTTGATGTTAGTGATGAATTAATGCCACACAGAAATGAAGCGGATATACCAGCCAATTCTCAACCAGCATCAAACGATGTAGATAATGAACAAGCTGTCTCAACAACACCTATAAGGAAGTTATCTAGGAATCGTGGTCTGGTTTTGCAAGAGCAGACTGTAGTTGAAGACTCCCCAGAAACTGACAATTCTGCAAGAGCTGCGGCCATTAGGAAAGGAAAGCGAAAGCTCACACAGGACTAG
- the LOC132607512 gene encoding non-structural maintenance of chromosomes element 4 homolog A isoform X2 → MVRIAKREAVNNGTTTRINGASSSNNNGSVDEETIVGRRVLRSHYLNFKSRISDERDNISTADSDRFKSIIEEVERLHQQVQKPREQVADAEALLDITNTLVTTVKAHSNGGVTPSDFVSCLLRDFGQEGGSSNRTEEDGSSIHWKDVGCAVSHVFRVAPGCCTMIGPMNTEIKQRNPVVRKKRVIPTESERPEELDETVEDKTETDKNMATMFQILRRHKCVKLENLILNRRSFAQTVENLFALSFLIKDGRADITVDDKRCHRHQGMLLHLMQSFLGRFLITTLSLDLTSRIGSLCWLLLMLVMN, encoded by the exons ATGGTTAGAATTGCAAAACGCGAAGCAGTGAATAATGGAACCACAACAAGGATTAATGGCGCTAGCAGTAGCAACAACAACGGTTCAGTGGATGAAGAAACTATCGTAGGGCGAAGAGTTCTTCGCTCTCATTATCTCAATTTTAAGTCTCGGATTTCTG ATGAGAGGGATAATATATCAACAGCTGATTCAGATAGATTTAAATCAATAATTGAGGAAGTTGAAAGGCTACATCAGCAAG TACAAAAACCTAGGGAACAGGTTGCTGATGCTGAGGCCTTGCTGGACATCACAAACACGTTGGTGACGACTGTAAAAGCACATAGTAATGGAGGAGTGACCCCTTCAGATTTTGTTAGTTGCTTACTTAGGGACTTTGGCCAAGAAGGTGGATCTAGTAACAGGACAGAAGAGGATGGAAGCTCTATACACTGGAAAGATGTTGGTTGTGCAGTCTCTCATGTTTTCAGGGTTGCTCCTGGATGCTGCACTAT GATTGGACCTATGAACACTGAAATCAAGCAACGCAATCCTGTGGTTCGTAAAAAGCGTGTGATACCAACAGAAAGTGAACGCCCTGAGGAG CTAGATGAAACTGTTGAAGACAAGACAGAGACTGACAAGAATATGGCTACAATGTTCCAAATTCTAAGGAGGCATAAGTGTGTCAAGCTTGAAAACTTAATCTTGAACAGAAGATCTTTTGCACAAACAGTTGAAAATTTGTTTGCCCTATCATTTCTAATTAAAGATGGTCGGGCTGACATAACTGTTGATGACAAACGCTGTCATAGG CACCAAGGAATGCTCCTGCATCTAATGCAGTCCTTTCTGGGCAGGTTTCTTATAACCACTTTGTCTTTAGATTTGACTTCCAGGATTGGAAG CTTATGTTGGCTTCTGTTGATGTTAGTGATGAATTAA
- the LOC132607511 gene encoding enoyl-[acyl-carrier-protein] reductase [NADH] 1, chloroplastic-like: MAANATPGFQIRATKQCISASHDISKLSNTSFSFGSKRKSFIDFRGSSFISLTKPIHSFKLAPRKFERMVTKAMSGANEQVPVPGLPIDLRGKRAFIAGIADDNGYGWAIAKSLAAAGAEILVGTWVPALNIFETSLRRGKFDESRVLPDGSLMEIAKVYPLDAVFDTPEDVPEDVKTNKRYAGSSKWTVKEVAESVKQDFGTIDILVHSLANGPEVSKPLSETSRKGYLAAISASSYSFISLLRHFLPIINPGGATISLTYIASERIIPGYGGGMSSAKAALESDTKVLAFEAGRKHKVRVNTISAGPLGSRAAKAIGFIDMMINYSLENAPLQKELYAEEVGNAAAFLASPLASAITGATVYVDNGLNAMGVGVDSPAFSGLDIPKDNKS; this comes from the exons ATGGCTGCAAATGCAACTCCTGGCTTCCAAATTCGAGCAACCAAACAATGCATTTCCGCATCTCACGATATTTCAAAATTGAGCAATACAAGTTTCAGTTTTGGAAGTAAAAGAAAATCatttattgattttagaggttcATCTTTTATCTCGCTCACAAAGCCAATCCATAGCTTCAAATTGGCTCCTAGAAAATTTGAAAGGATGGTTACAAAAGCAATGTCTGGAGCAAACGAACAGGTGCCTGTTCCTGGGTTGCCTATTGATTTGAGAG GTAAGAGGGCATTTATTGCTGGCATAGCAGATGATAATGGGTATGGATGGGCAATAGCAAAGTCTCTTGCAGCTGCAGGGGCTGAAATTCTTGTTGGGACATGGGTGCCT GCATTGAACATTTTCGAAACCAGTCTGCGGCGTGGGAAATTTGACGAATCGCGAGT GTTGCCCGATGGTTCGTTGATGGAAATTGCAAAAGTCTACCCACTGGATGCAGTTTTTGACACTCCAGAAGATGTTCCTGAGGAT GTGAAAACAAACAAACGTTATGCCGGATCCTCAAAGTGGACTGTCAAG GAAGTTGCTGAATCTGTAAAACAAGATTTTGGCACTATTGACATCCTCGTACATTCACTTGCAAATGGTCCAGAG GTTAGCAAACCTCTATCAGAGACATCAAGAAAAGGATACCTTGCAGCTATATCTGCCTCCAGTTACTCCTTTATATCTCTACTAAGGCATTTTCTTCCCATAATAAATCCAG GCGGTGCCACCATCTCTCTAACGTACATTGCTTCTGAAAGGATTATCCCTGG ATATGGAGGCGGTATGAGTTCGGCAAAAGCTGCTTTGGAGAGTGACACAAAA GTCCTGGCGTTTGAAGCTGGAAGAAAGCACAAAGTCAGAGTCAACACGATATCTGCAG GTCCACTGGGAAGTCGTGCAGCAAAAGCTATTGGCTTTATTGACATGATGATAAATTACTCATTGGAGAATGCTCCTTTGCAAAAGGAGTTATATGCTG AGGAGGTTGGCAATGCTGCTGCTTTTCTGGCATCTCCTTTGGCTTCAGCAATCACTGGTGCCACTGTGTATGTCGACAATGGTCTGAATGCGATGGGAGTTGGAGTTGACAGCCCAGCTTTTTCGGGTCTTGATATCCCAAAAGATAATAAGAGCTAG
- the LOC132607513 gene encoding zinc finger CCCH domain-containing protein 14-like yields MDFRKRSRNEAGPNFNGGFKKTKTEMDSLSGGIGSKTKPCTKFFSTAGCPFGESCHFLHYVPGGYNAVAQMMNLGPAPGSRNVAAPPMSNGHAPAVKTKLCNKFNTAEGCKFGDKCNFAHGEWQIGKPITPSQEDPRAMGVGPGPIPPSRFGGRMEPPHASGPAASFGTTATAKISVDASLAGAIIGKGGVNSKQICRQTGAKLAIRDHETDANLRNIELEGTFEQISQASAMVRELINSLGPVGGPGRAPAGPAGPGRAPAGPGGPAPSMSNFKTKLCENFAKGSCTFGDRCHFAHGAAELRKTGV; encoded by the exons ATGGATTTCCGTAAAAGAAGCAGAAATGAAGCTGGTCCTAACTTCAATGgaggtttcaagaaaacaaagacaG AAATGGACTCCTTATCAGGTGGTATAGGAAGCAAAACGAAGCCATGCACGAAGTTTTTCAG CACTGCTGGCTGCCCATTCGGTGAGAGCTGCCATTTCCTTCATTACGTCCCTGGTGGCTATAATGCTGTGGCCCAGATGATGAATTTAGGACCAGCTCCAGGCTCAAGAAATGTGGCTGCACCACCCATGTCCAATGGACATGCTCCTGCTGTGAAAACCAAACTTTGCAACAAATTCAACACAGCTGAGGGATGCAAATTTGGAGACAAATGCAATTTTGCCCACGGGGAGTGGCAAATTGGCAAGCCTATTACGCCATCACAGGAGGATCCACGTGCCATGGGCGTTGGACCTGGACCTATTCCTCCTAGTCGTTTCGGTGGGCGAATGGAGCCGCCTCATGCTTCTGGACCTGCTGCGAGCTTTGGTACCACGGCTACTGCAAAGATCAGTGTGGATGCTTCTCTTGCTGGAGCGATCATCGGGAAGGGCGGTGTGAACTCTAAGCAGATTTGTCGACAGACTGGAGCCAAGCTGGCCATTCGGGACCATGAAACAGATGCAAATCTCAGAAACATTGAACTAGAGGGTACCTTCGAACAAATTTCTCAGGCTAGTGCTATGGTAAGAGAGTTGATCAACAGCCTTGGTCCAGTAGGTGGCCCCGGAAGAGCTCCGGCAGGTCCTGCTGGCCCCGGAAGAGCTCCAGCAGGTCCTGGTGGCCCTGCTCCTTCTATGAGCAATTTCAAGACGAAGCTTTGTGAGAATTTTGCCAAAGGTTCTTGCACTTTTGGGGACAGGTGCCACTTTGCCCATGGGGCTGCTGAATTGCGCAAAACAGGAGTTTGA
- the LOC132605505 gene encoding late embryogenesis abundant protein 46-like: MQNMKEKASNVAASAKSGMDKTKAVVQEKVERMTAHDPTQKEMATEKKQERIYEAEMKKQVTQDRNAALNHGSGTGTGRPHYSNTTTGSTGHSTGLHQMSALPGHGTGEPTGQVTEGVVQSHPIGTATGTQRASAAHNTHVGGGVNQGYGTGGNYS, encoded by the exons ATGCAGAACATGAAAGAAAAAGCCTCTAATGTGGCAGCTTCGGCTAAATCTGGCATGGACAAGACCAAAGCTGTTGTTCAAGAAAAG GTGGAAAGGATGACAGCACATGATCCAACACAGAAAGAGATGGCAACAGAGAAGAAACAAGAAAGGATCTATGAAGCAGAGATGAAGAAACAGGTAACTCAGGACCGCAATGCAGCACTTAACCATGGTTCAGGCACGGGCACGGGTAGGCCACATTATTCGAACACCACCACGGGGTCCACCGGACACTCCACGGGGCTACATCAGATGTCAGCATTGCCGGGACACGGCACTGGTGAGCCAACAGGTCAGGTGACCGAGGGGGTGGTTCAATCTCACCCTATTGGAACAGCCACTGGGACTCAAAGGGCTTCTGCTGCTCATAACACCCATGTAGGTGGTGGGGTTAACCAGGGCTATGGCACTGGTGGTAACTATAGTTAG